The following DNA comes from Thermodesulfobacteriota bacterium.
AAGTAGCTTATAGGTAAAGACTTGTTTCAAATTTACTGTCAGCTGTGAGCTAATAGACTCAGACAGTTTCCTCATTTAAAGCGGAACATATTTTTGAAAATTACTATAGTGACTACAGGGAGAATTAAATGAACAGAGGATACATGGGCAAAGTTCTGTGGGTGGATTTAAGTTCAGGTAAAATTGAGGAAGAAACAATTGCTGACAGTGTGTATGAGAAATATCTGTCGGGTTTGGGCCTGGGTGCCTACCTGCTTTACAACCGCATGCCTGCAAATGCCGATCCGCTGGGGCCTAAAAATATACTTGGGTTTCTTTCCGGACTTTTAACCGCAACCGGAAGCCTTTTTACCGGCAGGTGGATGGTGGTGGGAAAATCTCCGCTTACAGGGGGGTGGGGTGATGCAAACTGCGGTGGAAACTTTTCACCGGCTATAAAAAGATGTGGATATGATGGCATTTTTTTTAAAGGGATCAGCAAAAAACCGGTTTATCTTTTTGTGGATAAAGGCAAAGCGGAAATAAAAGATGCCTCCGAATTTTGGGGAACGGATACGGTGGAAACGGAAAAAGCCTTGATCAAACAGGCAGATTGCAAAAAACCACGTGTGGCATGTATCGGTCCTGCAGGAGAAAAACTTTCCCTGATATCCGGTATTTCAAATGATCTGGGCAGGATGGCAGCTAGGTCCGGCTTGGGCGCAGTGATGGGATCAAAAAAATTAAAAGCAGTCGTGCTCGGTGGTGCCGGGCGTATTAAATCTTACCGCCCGGATAAGATAAAAAATTTAAGCAAAGCCTGCAACGCTTCGGTAAAAGATCAGTCGGAATTTATAAAAGGGATCATGTCGGCGCGTATCGGCACGCTGATGAGAGTCCTTCCAGCTCAGATGGCAATGAATAGCAAGATGTATATATCAATGCTTGCTAAGTGGGGCACAGTCAGCACGAACCAGATATCCATAGAGATAGGTGATTCCCCCATTAAAAACTGGAAAGGGAGCAATAAGGATTTCGGGACTAAAAAATCCGAACCGCTGAACCCGGATATATTTACCAAATGTGTGATTGTAAAATATCATTGTTATTCATGTCCGTTAGGCTGTGGCGGCATATGCTCCATTAAGGGTAAATACGCCGAAACGCATAAACCGGAGTATGAGACTGTGCTCGCCCTTGGTGGGCTGTGCATGAATAATGACCCGGACAGCATTTT
Coding sequences within:
- a CDS encoding aldehyde ferredoxin oxidoreductase family protein; this translates as MNRGYMGKVLWVDLSSGKIEEETIADSVYEKYLSGLGLGAYLLYNRMPANADPLGPKNILGFLSGLLTATGSLFTGRWMVVGKSPLTGGWGDANCGGNFSPAIKRCGYDGIFFKGISKKPVYLFVDKGKAEIKDASEFWGTDTVETEKALIKQADCKKPRVACIGPAGEKLSLISGISNDLGRMAARSGLGAVMGSKKLKAVVLGGAGRIKSYRPDKIKNLSKACNASVKDQSEFIKGIMSARIGTLMRVLPAQMAMNSKMYISMLAKWGTVSTNQISIEIGDSPIKNWKGSNKDFGTKKSEPLNPDIFTKCVIVKYHCYSCPLGCGGICSIKGKYAETHKPEYETVLALGGLCMNNDPDSIFHLNEVLNRAGMDSISAGGTVAFALECYEKGIITKQDTDGLELTWGNSGAIVALVEKMVKREGIGDLLADGSKMAAQKIGKSAMPYAIQAGGQELAMHDGRNDPGFALHNCVEPTPGRHTIGSQLYYEMFQLWKKIRTLPDVKMIYSKNSKYLPDRKKAVAGAACSKYMNVMNGAGCCLFGAFLGANGLPLFDWLNAATGWEKTPGQYMEVGERIQTLRQLFNIKHGIEPKDYQMSDRALGRPPLKEGANKGRTINIEKMMEDYWQQFGWNTKTGKPEDACLKRLGI